One window of Hylemonella gracilis genomic DNA carries:
- a CDS encoding molybdate ABC transporter substrate-binding protein encodes MGALHVLSGGAARGLIARLREDFHQHTGRTIEARFGAVGLMRDRLLAGEACDVLILTQALIEELVVAGRVLPDSARALGLVRTGVAVKTGAPVPCLETPGAFKDALLAARAIYFADPAKTRAGTHLMQVFQRLGLMPELAPKLRFFNNGSAALQALSEAQEAEAQGVLVCTHMTEILATPGLQCAGVLPKSFELATIYTAAITARSEQPQAARALIEMLAAPEAVADRRADGFE; translated from the coding sequence TTGCAAGGCTGCGTGAGGATTTTCATCAACACACCGGACGTACGATTGAAGCGCGCTTCGGCGCGGTGGGCCTGATGCGCGATCGCCTGCTCGCGGGCGAGGCTTGCGACGTGCTCATCCTGACCCAGGCCCTGATCGAGGAGCTCGTCGTGGCCGGTCGGGTTCTGCCGGACAGCGCGCGTGCCCTCGGCTTGGTGCGCACTGGCGTGGCGGTGAAGACGGGCGCACCCGTGCCCTGCCTGGAAACACCCGGCGCCTTCAAGGATGCGCTGCTGGCCGCGCGTGCCATCTATTTCGCCGATCCCGCCAAGACCCGCGCCGGTACCCACCTCATGCAGGTCTTTCAGCGCCTGGGGCTGATGCCCGAGTTGGCACCCAAGCTGCGATTCTTCAACAACGGGAGCGCCGCCCTGCAGGCCCTGAGTGAAGCCCAGGAGGCCGAGGCCCAGGGCGTGCTGGTCTGCACCCACATGACCGAGATCCTGGCCACGCCCGGCCTGCAGTGCGCCGGCGTGCTGCCCAAGAGTTTCGAGCTCGCGACGATCTACACCGCCGCCATCACCGCGCGTTCCGAGCAGCCCCAGGCCGCGCGCGCGCTGATCGAGATGCTGGCCGCGCCGGAGGCCGTGGCGGATCGGCGCGCGGACGGTTTCGAATGA